CCGAAACAAAGGTTGATGCAGTAATATATGCCGATCCAGAAACGTATTGTAGTCGCTCTCAAGCGATGCAAGTTCCTGCTTCAACCGTGTCCATTCCTGCGCTCGTCTGCCCGTAGCAAACATTTTAACAAGCACAAGCACTTTTCCAGAGGTCTGGAAATGAAGTTGCCTGCTAAGCATGTCTTCGTTAGTTTCGCTTTCCTTTTGTTGATCATGACTCACATCAGGTATTTCGTTCAATTGGATCAGTCGCAGCACCGCTCCGTAGTCCTGTCCATCGTCATTTTGCCCGCCATAGCACAGGTAGTCTCCACTATGATCCCGATCAATTCTTATCGTTATAGACGACTTTAGTACGTTGAACTCATCATCTTCTCTTACCCGGTCGCCCTGCGGGAATTGAAGGCCTATCGTCCCCGACAGCAATGAATGCTCAGCCGAATCTGTTCCCTGCGCACTTGCTCCATCTTTCACTCTATGAGTCTGGATCTCATAGACAATACAATCGTCTGCACGCGAGACGAAAAGACTTCTTGTATAGTTGTGACTTCTGTCCTGCCAGCGCACCTGAACTTCCCCTGTGTCCATATCCAGTTCCCGCCGATATTTGCGAAAAGCGTTATTACACTTCATTTCCACCGTCATTGTAGCCAGTGGATATCGGGAAGACAACTTGGAAGCGTAACCTTCTGCTTGCAGTGTACGGGTCAGGTGCCAGCTTGCCTCCAAATATCGTTCCTCATCCATTAACTTACGGGTTTCTGATAAGGTATGACTGACATCGGGCAGCTCATCTTTGCGCCCCCAATGCCATAATTCACTGTGCTGCAAGAGCACAGTTTCCGCCTGAATTCCGCCTTGCACTGAAGCACCAAGTTTACCGTTTCCAGAAGGTAGCGCTTCTCGCCACATCCCTTGCCACCAAGAAGAGGGATATTTCATTAACAACTTGTTCCTGTCCGGCCGTATGCCTGTAGTGTCTGTCTGGTCCTTGTGTTGGTTCACGCTTCTTCCGCCCCAAGTCTCTCCATCTCAATACTGGCTAGCAAGAACGGGGCTACGCCCATCTGCACATCGCTAACGACCTGTTCACTGATGTAATATTCATAAGAACCGTCTCGATACTTCTTCCCACCAAGTCCGGCACCGTGACAGATGTGGTGCAAGTGCACCCCTTTTTCATCTTCAGTGACTAACCGCTTCAATATTCCTGCATAGGCATGATCAACGACTTCACGGTCCAGTTCAGCCAGATAATGTAACCGGATGCCTTTAGCGAGTGCATAGGTCAGCATACAGGAAGCAGAGGCTTCCAGATAATTGCCCGCTCTTCCGTTCTGATCCATCACTTGGTACCAGAGTCCACTATCATGATCCTGAACATGAGCAATCGCGTATGCCATTCGTTCAAATATGCCCATAATCTGTCCGCGCTGTGGGTGATCCACGGGAAAGTGCTCCAGTGCATCCACAACGGCCATTGCATACCATCCCATGGCCCGGCCCCAAACATGAACGGATCGACCAGTATCTTGAGCGCACCAGCGTTGTTCCCTGCTCTCATCCCAGGCATGGTGGAGTAAGCCATTACGCGGATTACGGGTCTTTCGCTCGATCAACAAAATCTGTCGTGCCACTTCATCGAAGCTCTCGGGATGATCGAAGGTGCTCGCATATTCCGCCAGAAAGGGTGAAGACATATAAATACCATCCAGCCACATCTGAAACGGATATATTTTCTTATGCCAGAATCCTCCTTCACTTGTCCGTGGCTGTCCTTTAAGCTGGTCAACCAGGTGCAAAATTGCCTTAGCATATTTGTCATTGCCTGAGTTCTTCCACTGGCTGAACAGATTTTTGCCTTCATTAATCATGTCCAGGTTGTAATCATTCAACTGGTAGGTCCGAATGGTACCGTCATTCTCGATGAGGTCATCCATGTGACGCTGGACAAGTTCCGCATAGCGAGATTCTTGATTCCATTCGGCGGCGCGTTCCAATGCCATCAGCGTCATCCCGCCCACATAGCCCCATTTGCCTGCAATCTTGGGATGATTGCCATTCTGGCATTCGGAAAGCAAGGTATCTGCTATTTTGACAGACATTCTCCGTTCCTGTGTCACTGCCTTTGTCGAAGTTCCAACCATATCGAAATCCTCCTTCTGATGGATTATGCCATCTGTACCGTTCAATCGGGGTTTAACGTTCTGATGTTACATCAAAGGATGAAGACCTTCCCACTTCACAGTCCAGCTTCCATCCCGTGGAAATCCCGGATTCGCTTGTTCTCCTGCCCCTGTCCAGCCGGCGGCCATCATGGCGACAGCGGTTAGGAGACCGCCGTTCCCGGGAAGATATGCCCACAACCCTGCTCTCTGATAGTTGTGTCCATTAGGCAAATACGTGTTCTTCGTGGCATCCATCATCAGGAAATCCACTGCAAGCTCTGGTTCATTCAATCTGGCTGCTGTCATCGCGCACATCGGAAAATCCCAACCCCAGGCGGATTCCCAGTCCCAGCATTCTTTGACCTTGAGCAACGTATTTCTCATGATCTCCGAATCGATTAATGAACCTGGCAATAGTCCAAGTGCTCCAACCATCGAGGGATGATCATGGTTTTTAACGGTGTAAGTGTCCGGACAATTCTCGTGTGCGAGATAAACTCCGTTCTCATGTCGAGGTTTAGCTATGTGCGAAGCCACTCTTCGCCAGTCTGGATTGGCTGGATGATTCAAACGCTCTGCCCAAAGGATAGCTATCTCCAAACCGAATTTCCAGTACTCCAGTTCATAGGGCGGATTCAAACTATCGCTCATCGCGTGATTCTCCTGCGCAGGGATAAGCGGCGGACCTAACACATATGCTTGCCTTTTCCCATCCCAATGGGCATAGGACACCATAAAGTCAGCCGCTTCAAATACGATATCCTTATACCTTGTTAACATAGCAGGGTCAGGCCGGGACAGATAACACATCTCAGCTAGTGCCATAGGATGTGGTTGCTGCCAGATCAATCCCGGAGCTACTGGCGACGGAGTCTGATGCCCGTTATAACCCACCATTTTGGGCCATCGCGCACCGACATAACCTTGAGAGCGTGCCAGTTCGAGTGCTTCTGGCAGGATGGTCAGGTACCAGTCCAGACTCTTGCACAACAGATCGGTCCGATTCCAGAGTGGAAAATGCGCTGCATGCCACCAATGCATCTCCAGATGTATTTTTCCGAACCAGCTGTTATACATATATCCGGTCTCTTGTGGTGGCATGGACCCACCACTGTGCACCGCGCTCAGAAACTGGGATAGGACCACTCTACGCTCCAGTTCAGCGGCACGCGGATCTGAACTGCCTTCAAAATCAATCACTCCGCCATCATTCCAGAACTGATTCCAGTGGACCGAGCTTGATCGCAACACTGTATCTGCTGGCAAGGTTTCCGGCTTATCTGCAGCAAAAGATACACTGCACGACCAGATGTCCGAGTCTGGTACGGCCTTGGGAGATAGTGTGAATTCATGAGTTCCCGTCTGTTCCAGTTGGCCTGCGTCCCAGATCCATTCCAATGTATACTCATCTTCATCCAGCACACGTTTCAATGATGCGGAAGTCGAAGTGACCGATGTCAGCACAGTAGAATGTCTGTCATGTTGCTTCCAGTCGGGGAATACTGATTTTGACCAGCTCCGGTGTGTCATATCGGGCGCTGGAAATACAACAAACAGTTGCAGACGCTGCTTACGGATTAATTCGGATTGTACACAAATGGCGATACAATCGAGTCGTGGGTCACAGGCTGTCTCTACACGCACTTCTTCCCCCTGCACGGTAAATTCACTGTGCAGAATTCCGGTCCATAGATTCAATTCCTGACGTACCGGGACGACATGGGTGACGTCCGTCTCCTGACCATCTTCTCCTAGCAAACGAAATGAAATGCGTCCAAGCTGAAGTCGATGCGGGTTCTGCCTAAGCCAGTGATAGGCTTCTTCCTTGTCTTCCGGCTTCATGGGATATGGCACTTTGCGGCCATATGTCTCAAACGCCTGATAGACAATATCCTCATCTCCGAATACATGATGACCGCCCGTATAATGCCAACCCCAGTTGGATTGTGTACCCAGAGGTAGTTCATACAGATCTGGATACGTCTGAAGTCCCGTAAAATCAGCACTGAATGCAAATTCTCCATTACCTACTGATAAAGGTGATCTGGGTTCAAGCTCCGTTAATACCGGATGATTCCTGGTGACGACTGATTGTCGATCCATCAATGGCCCTGCCTCCTTATCATTCTATGGGGTTCAACTATGGATCAAGATTCCCGTACTACACCCCTGCGGCTTCGCATTATTTCTCTGTACTTTCCCGGTGTAATGTCTTTGTATTTTCGATACACACGAATAAAGCTGTTCTCATGCTGATAACCCACCATCGTTGCAATCTCGGAAATTCTGTAATCCGTATCCAGCAATAGTTCACAGGCACGTTCCATCCGAAGCTTAGTGAAATATCCGTGGATGGTATCACCTATTTCCTGCTTGAACAACTGGCTTGCCAAACTGCTTCCGATCCCGGCATGCTCGGCAATCTCCTGAATGCTTACCGGGTCTTCCAGGTGGTTGTTCATAAATGCAATCATCTGTTGACACAGTATGAAATCCTTGCTGAGCATAAGACTACCGAACCAATCAGCCAAACCTTCGATCTGGCTTCGCAGCACTTCACAGACAGCCTCCAGATGCATGGTCCGCATATCCACCATTTCGAATCCACAGCCTTCTGTCTCGCGCTTCAGGCGAATACGTTCAAGTGTAGCTGCAACAGCTTCAAGAAAGGCCAGCGCTGATGAAGGATGCCATTGCTCGTGCGTCATTCGACCGACTATCTTGTCAAAAGTTCTCAGGGCTTCTTCACCCCTGCCTGCTTCGACGGTCTCCGTCAGTTGTGTCATGAATTCATGTTCTTCCAATGTGTTCTCGGTCGGTTGCAGACCCGAGATCTCTTCAAACGAAATAACTCGTTCATACCCCCGATAGAATCTGTAATCCAGCGCACTCTCCGCCTCATGCATGGCTCGCTGAAGTCGCATGAATCCGTCGTGCCCCCCGCTTACGCCGCTCGACACCTGAAACTTGAGCAAACGAGGAATCATGCCAATCGTCTCTCGTATTGCTGTCGCTACGCTCTTGCTACCGCCAGAATGAATCGGTTGCAGCATCACGAGCATCCGGTCTCTGCCCAGATCGGCTGATAACACCCGCCATTGTCCAGACAACAGTTCAGCTATGATATTACCAATGGCAAATTTCAGCAGGGAGTGATCTGACTTCGTAAAGCGCTCACACCAGGCCTTATAATTATCAATCGACAACATGGCAATAGAGAGTGGCTCATCGCTCCAATCCTTGAAATAACGGCACCATTTCTCGCTAATTTCCCGACTTCCTGTCATATGTCCGTTATAGATATCCGTCAGAAATTTGGATGAAGCTTCCGGAAGGGTCTGCCTGAGATTGATGGCCTGCTGAGCATGATCCGTTAGCAGTTGCCCCGTTATTTTCTCCAGATCAATCTGCTCCGGATGGATTCTCTCCTGGTCGTATCCGCTGAGCAGTTGTCTCATGCGTCTTACCGGTCTAAAAGCAGCTGTATTGTAAACTGTGATCGTAACCGCTCCTGCTACAAGAGCCAACAAAGATACGATAAAAACAATATTGCGGATCTTCTGTGCATTAGCCAGGAGACTGTCTTGTGATATCACGGACAGATAACGCCATCCGGTGTACGGTGAAATGGTCTGTGAAGCCAGTAAAAGCTTACCTTCATGTTTAAACTCACCAAGCTTTTCACCATCCAATTGGGTGAGTACATGACTGACCGCTTCCTCTCCGACGGCATAATTGCCGAGATCATATAGAGGGTGGTTGTTGGTGTCGAGGATGAATCGATGGCTGTCAAGGTCGGAGACGGATGAGAGCAGCATGTGCTCGAACATCTTCTCTGTCTTGAAATTAACTGCGATAATCCCTTTCAATTCGCCAGCGATCATTATTTTTCGGTAAAGTGTAATTTGCGGCATGGATGCACCAGAAGAAGTGGAAATATCACGTTGCTTGACCAGCATGGGACGCTCTTCAAGTTCATCGGCAACACTAACCCAATCCGAATCCGGGAAATTAACCTTGCTGGAGCTGTAGCCTTGTGGGAAGGAAACAATGCTCTCCCGATTCATATCAAAAATGTAAGCGCTCTTAATAAAGGACGTACTACTGATTAAGGTTTCCAGAAATTGTACCAGTTCCGTAATATTGCGGTATGATCCCTGTACTTCATTGGTGAGAAATCGGTATACATTACTGTTCAGTGCAATTTTCACCGCAATCTGATCACTTTCCCGGATCACTTCATCAATATCATTCATGCTGATACGCAGCATCTGGTGTTGCGGCTCACTTAATTCCTGCTGTAACACCGATTTGGAAGAATAATATGTCGTCATCCCCACCGCAATAATAATCATGAAGACAACAACAGTCAGAATCAGCAGCAGCCGGGTCTGGGTATTGGTGAAATTGAATTTTAGCCACTTTAAGAAGGAAAGGGTCACAATTATCCCACCTCATATGCAATATACCGATATTATACCGTTCCCATATGCCCAATACGACCCGGTCCAATAGCCTATTTTCTCCCTCTAAAAAGATGATTTCTCCAATTTCTCCGGTGTTCCGACCATTTCCGTAGCGAAAACCGGCGTGTTTATCTGCCATTCTTGCATGGAAATAGTTTCAAGCCCAGCAAGAAGTACAATGCCGATCCCATGGGCGTCATTCAGATTCCAACCCAGTTCATGCTTGTAATAGTGATTCGTGAAGGAGTAGCTGGAGCCACGACATACGCCGTATACATTGCCTCTTTTATCAATTGTGCGCTCCGTAAGCCCCTTCCACCCTTGATACGCCGCTTGTGCATAGGGTTTCGGATCTAACAGCCAGCCCATTCGCACCCCTCGGGCATACGCATAGATGAACATGGAGGTACAGGATGTTTCCTCATACGACTCCGGGTCCGTTAATACCTGATGCCACAGTCCGTTTCTGCCCTGCAATGCCAAGTACCCTTCACACAATTCCCTGTAGAACTGAATGAGAACTGTATAGGATGGATGCTCATGAGGAAGGGCCGTCAGCAGCTCCGATATAGAGAACAACACCCAGCCGTTGCCTCGGCCCCAAGGGGTCCGTGTTGGCTCACCTCGCTCCACATCGAATACATGGGACATGATTTGAAGCTCTGGAATATACAGATACTTTTTATACAAAAGAACCTGTCTTACCGCTTCATCCAGCAGCTGATCGTCACCCGACCATTCGGCGTATCTACACAGGAACGGGATGCTCATATACAGATCATCACACCACATCGTGTTATCCATTGATCTGGAGACACCAATCTTGCGGTATAAAGTGCCATCTTCCAGACGGGACTGTTGATGCAAAATATAGTCAGCGATATGAGCTGCCGTCTCTGAAACGCCGTCCAACTTGCGTTCCCGATCGGCAAGCAGCATGGTGGCGCCGAAAGATCCACAGTCGTCCAGGCTGTCGATGTGGGAGAGCTGATTATTCAGCCCAGCTGCACCATAACGTTCTCTGTCCCATAAGGAGTAGCTGAAACGTTAAGAGGCAAATTCAATGTGATTCAGCACGTAATCTCGAATATCCGATCGTTGACCCGCTTTGCCAAGCTGAAGCAACCCGTATAACGTGACGCCCAGGGGATAGTTCCATCGGCCGAACCATTCATTTTCCAGAAATGGACGTACCTCTCCGTCTGGCAGCTCTGTTCGCCAGTATACGTCTTCACCTGTTCCGCTACGAGCAGTCCGCTTCATCTTCTGGCAGGAAGCCAGATCAATCTCCTGTTCCGTTTGAAAAGGACCCAGGTACAGCCACTTGCCTCTGTGCCCTTTCACATCCAGTGCGGGTGTCAACATCTCATCTGTAGTTGCATCCATCCGGAATCCCCAATCCCGGTCTCCACCTACACAGTTCGCTGTCAGATCTTGCACGTCAGCAGACAATGGCAGTTCGAAGCGAAAGCGTCCGGCATGCTCTTGATGGAATACCACCTTGCCCTCCACCGAGAATTCAATCGGGCTGTAGGCCTCACCAGAGATCAGCACAGTCTCCTTGCCACATTTCGTACCACCTATCTTCGTCCATGCATACGCAGACATGCCGCTGGTCAGTCCATACATCCGTGCCAACTGTCCATAAGGCGATGGCTTCTCGGGGTCTTCCTCCCGAGGCAACCAGTTAACGCCAGTGGCCTTCTCTCGCATGGGGCCAGAAGGAATTTCCGACAACGGAAAATCCAACGGCTCGCTGTAGAGCCAGCCTTCTTCCCCATCTCGTTCGAGCGAAGGCACAATGAAGTGAAGTGGTTTGTTCTTCCGGGAGCCAGTGCCGAACTGGCCACCTCCCCCCTTTTCCCCTAATTTGAATTCAAGAACGAAATGATTCCAGCCTCTGACTAGCCCACATTTCAGTTTCAGAACAGGAATCGCTGGATATTCCTCTTCAGGTGCAGAACCATAGATCAACACGCCATTATGATATAACCTAACAGGCCCGAAGCAGGTGATATGAAAAATAAATTCCTGATCACTGTCACTCCACAGTTTGGCCCATGCATAGACCTGTTGTCCTTTGCCCATGTGGGGAAATAAATCCCCCAGCGGGAAGACGTAGCGGTGATCATCGGACTTGCGCACAAGTCCTGGCCTACTCACCCTGTAGACCGGGGGATGCGGAGGATTGGCGCCAATATACCTTCCCGCAATGCTCATCAGGGCGTGCATAACGTCTTCACCACTGTGATAAGCCATACTCTCCTCCGGTTCAAAATACACAGGTCTGCTCATGTCACTTCTCCCTCCCTTTGGGCGTGGGTACTCTGCTGTTCCAACCACCCAGCACTTCGTCTATGTGAATAGGCCGATGCTCTTCCACAGATCGCCACACTGCTTCTCCAGCGGCAACGGAATAAGCGCCGTCTTCAGCGCCAGACAGAATTCGGTAAGGGCGTCTCTTATCTTCGCCGAGGAAAATATCCTCCAGCAGCAGTGGATCCCCTCCTCCATGTCCGCCTTCACGATGAACAACATGGATCGTTTCTTTTGAACCAAAGAGCGGAAAGTAATCGATCGTCTGGACGGGTGTGGGAAAAGGCGTCCGGGCCGGCATATGATACTCCAATGTTTCTAGCCTGCCCTTCGTGCCATTTATCGCCAAACGGTACCCTTCGTAAGGAAGTGAGAAATTAACCGAATAACTCATCAGCGCGCCGCCACTATATTTCACGGTTGCGGCATACGTGTCTTCAATCTCAATGGTGGAATCAAAGATACACTGGTCGGGACGGTATGAAGTGTACGGAAACTCCTGCTGGCTTGTTGTACCGAGCTGGTTCAGATGGTCATCCGGTACCCGGATCTGACGACTGCGGGACGTCCAGCGGGAATAATAGGCACAATCTTCTGAGACATGGCATGTACGGCAATGTCTTCCGTCCTCCTGTGCCGGATTCCATTCACCTTCAGCCCCGTAATAGTTCAGTGCTCCATAGGCAAAAACTTCAACTGGCTTTTGATTGATCCACCACTGGACCAGATCAAAGTGATGAGTACTTTTATGGACCGACAGACCGCCCGAGAATGCCCGTTCACGGTTCCAGCGTTTAAAATAACTGGAGCCGTGATGGGTATCGATATACCAGTTAAGGTCTATGGAAGTGACACGACCGAGTCTCCCCTCCTGAATTAATTCCTTGATGCGCATGTGGATCGGCATATACCTATAATTGAACGTTACGATGACGTTGCCTTTACTTCTTGCTTCTGCTTCCAGAATGCGTCTGGCATCAGCTCCTGTAGTCGTCATTGGCTTTTCGGTGATAACATCGAGATCCCGCTCCAACGCGGCGACAATATAATGGGCATGGGTATCGTCCCTGCCAGCTACGATGATACAGTCTGGCCGAGTCTCATCGACCATGACCCCAAAATCCGAAGCGCCATATACCGCTACTTCTGTATGCTGAGGGAAACGGGTACGATAGACTTCAAACCGTGCAGGATCGGTATCCAGCAGAGCGACAACCTCTGAATTATGAGAGAACAGCTCATGAATTGGTTTTGCAAATTGTCCCAATGCTCTGCCGCTGACCCCGCATAGGGCATATCTTTTTTTCATTTTCTCACCTTCTCATACCATTCCTGTACACGCTGGGTGACCACTTCTCCCCCGGAAGCATTCCATTTCTTCACATATTCATCATAAGCCTCGATTGGCAGCTCGCCGATAACGATCTTGGTCAATACCTCTTGAAACAACTTGTGAGACTGGATATCAGGAAAACCTTCATACACAGAGGCTGGCAGACCGTCACCGGCAATTTGCCGTGCATCGGCAGTACTGACTTCGAACATGTCTTTGACCATTTGCTGCTGATCTTCAGGATATGTCTCTTCAATCCGCTTGTTCATGTCTTCTGCTGTAGTGAGATTCTTCATGCCGAGGGCAAGCGGTTTGTTGTCAGCAGGTGGAAGAATGACTTTGCGTCCATCCTTGACTTCATGCTGCTCTCCTTCGAGACCGAAGCGACCGAATTCATCATTTTCTGGATTATAGAAGAAGTCCAGCAGCTTCAGCGCATTTGGCGCATTATCCTGTTTGGTGGCTGGGATCATCCATTCCGGTTCACCCATGCTTTTCTGGGTGACAAAAGCTTCAAACCCTTCGGCTTTGGGCAACGGCATTGCTGCAATGTAGGCATCTGGAGCCTGGGTCAGCATCGCATTGTACCGATCTCGCACATTTGCAGGCAAATGGTACCAGCTGCCTACGAGGTTATTATTGATTTTGGCCTGCCACACTTCCCCTTTGTTCAGGAAGGTTTCATTGTCCAGCAGTTTTTCCACATATAACATGCGAATGAACTTGATTGCTTCCCGCATATTGTCGGTAGTCCCTGCGTACTGAATCTTTCCATCGTATTCATCCCATTCGGGATACCCTTCCCACATCGCTACCCCGTACATCGCAAACAAATGGTCCATCCATCTGC
The nucleotide sequence above comes from Paenibacillus sp. W2I17. Encoded proteins:
- a CDS encoding glycoside hydrolase family 105 protein, which translates into the protein MVGTSTKAVTQERRMSVKIADTLLSECQNGNHPKIAGKWGYVGGMTLMALERAAEWNQESRYAELVQRHMDDLIENDGTIRTYQLNDYNLDMINEGKNLFSQWKNSGNDKYAKAILHLVDQLKGQPRTSEGGFWHKKIYPFQMWLDGIYMSSPFLAEYASTFDHPESFDEVARQILLIERKTRNPRNGLLHHAWDESREQRWCAQDTGRSVHVWGRAMGWYAMAVVDALEHFPVDHPQRGQIMGIFERMAYAIAHVQDHDSGLWYQVMDQNGRAGNYLEASASCMLTYALAKGIRLHYLAELDREVVDHAYAGILKRLVTEDEKGVHLHHICHGAGLGGKKYRDGSYEYYISEQVVSDVQMGVAPFLLASIEMERLGAEEA
- a CDS encoding glycoside hydrolase family 65, which gives rise to MDRQSVVTRNHPVLTELEPRSPLSVGNGEFAFSADFTGLQTYPDLYELPLGTQSNWGWHYTGGHHVFGDEDIVYQAFETYGRKVPYPMKPEDKEEAYHWLRQNPHRLQLGRISFRLLGEDGQETDVTHVVPVRQELNLWTGILHSEFTVQGEEVRVETACDPRLDCIAICVQSELIRKQRLQLFVVFPAPDMTHRSWSKSVFPDWKQHDRHSTVLTSVTSTSASLKRVLDEDEYTLEWIWDAGQLEQTGTHEFTLSPKAVPDSDIWSCSVSFAADKPETLPADTVLRSSSVHWNQFWNDGGVIDFEGSSDPRAAELERRVVLSQFLSAVHSGGSMPPQETGYMYNSWFGKIHLEMHWWHAAHFPLWNRTDLLCKSLDWYLTILPEALELARSQGYVGARWPKMVGYNGHQTPSPVAPGLIWQQPHPMALAEMCYLSRPDPAMLTRYKDIVFEAADFMVSYAHWDGKRQAYVLGPPLIPAQENHAMSDSLNPPYELEYWKFGLEIAILWAERLNHPANPDWRRVASHIAKPRHENGVYLAHENCPDTYTVKNHDHPSMVGALGLLPGSLIDSEIMRNTLLKVKECWDWESAWGWDFPMCAMTAARLNEPELAVDFLMMDATKNTYLPNGHNYQRAGLWAYLPGNGGLLTAVAMMAAGWTGAGEQANPGFPRDGSWTVKWEGLHPLM
- a CDS encoding AraC family transcriptional regulator, whose amino-acid sequence is MTLSFLKWLKFNFTNTQTRLLLILTVVVFMIIIAVGMTTYYSSKSVLQQELSEPQHQMLRISMNDIDEVIRESDQIAVKIALNSNVYRFLTNEVQGSYRNITELVQFLETLISSTSFIKSAYIFDMNRESIVSFPQGYSSSKVNFPDSDWVSVADELEERPMLVKQRDISTSSGASMPQITLYRKIMIAGELKGIIAVNFKTEKMFEHMLLSSVSDLDSHRFILDTNNHPLYDLGNYAVGEEAVSHVLTQLDGEKLGEFKHEGKLLLASQTISPYTGWRYLSVISQDSLLANAQKIRNIVFIVSLLALVAGAVTITVYNTAAFRPVRRMRQLLSGYDQERIHPEQIDLEKITGQLLTDHAQQAINLRQTLPEASSKFLTDIYNGHMTGSREISEKWCRYFKDWSDEPLSIAMLSIDNYKAWCERFTKSDHSLLKFAIGNIIAELLSGQWRVLSADLGRDRMLVMLQPIHSGGSKSVATAIRETIGMIPRLLKFQVSSGVSGGHDGFMRLQRAMHEAESALDYRFYRGYERVISFEEISGLQPTENTLEEHEFMTQLTETVEAGRGEEALRTFDKIVGRMTHEQWHPSSALAFLEAVAATLERIRLKRETEGCGFEMVDMRTMHLEAVCEVLRSQIEGLADWFGSLMLSKDFILCQQMIAFMNNHLEDPVSIQEIAEHAGIGSSLASQLFKQEIGDTIHGYFTKLRMERACELLLDTDYRISEIATMVGYQHENSFIRVYRKYKDITPGKYREIMRSRRGVVRES
- a CDS encoding glycoside hydrolase family 105 protein; amino-acid sequence: MNNQLSHIDSLDDCGSFGATMLLADRERKLDGVSETAAHIADYILHQQSRLEDGTLYRKIGVSRSMDNTMWCDDLYMSIPFLCRYAEWSGDDQLLDEAVRQVLLYKKYLYIPELQIMSHVFDVERGEPTRTPWGRGNGWVLFSISELLTALPHEHPSYTVLIQFYRELCEGYLALQGRNGLWHQVLTDPESYEETSCTSMFIYAYARGVRMGWLLDPKPYAQAAYQGWKGLTERTIDKRGNVYGVCRGSSYSFTNHYYKHELGWNLNDAHGIGIVLLAGLETISMQEWQINTPVFATEMVGTPEKLEKSSF
- a CDS encoding Gfo/Idh/MocA family protein, giving the protein MKKRYALCGVSGRALGQFAKPIHELFSHNSEVVALLDTDPARFEVYRTRFPQHTEVAVYGASDFGVMVDETRPDCIIVAGRDDTHAHYIVAALERDLDVITEKPMTTTGADARRILEAEARSKGNVIVTFNYRYMPIHMRIKELIQEGRLGRVTSIDLNWYIDTHHGSSYFKRWNRERAFSGGLSVHKSTHHFDLVQWWINQKPVEVFAYGALNYYGAEGEWNPAQEDGRHCRTCHVSEDCAYYSRWTSRSRQIRVPDDHLNQLGTTSQQEFPYTSYRPDQCIFDSTIEIEDTYAATVKYSGGALMSYSVNFSLPYEGYRLAINGTKGRLETLEYHMPARTPFPTPVQTIDYFPLFGSKETIHVVHREGGHGGGDPLLLEDIFLGEDKRRPYRILSGAEDGAYSVAAGEAVWRSVEEHRPIHIDEVLGGWNSRVPTPKGREK
- a CDS encoding extracellular solute-binding protein — encoded protein: MRKQLTRKMMPLMLSLAMLLVAGCGSATTNSGNDVGNGEGSGGAAKVKVFKSHMGVGSLPTADNPHVKYIAEQTGVQYELITTPPGSEPSEYLNLMIASDELPDILRPIGGIEQTLIQQGGALPLDELLPEYAPHVWESIPQEAWDIVRSASPDGKIYYVPKVFLVPERAPLIRQDWVDKVGMEMPKTTDDYVELLTAFRDKDPNGNGKPDELPTSGREFGRWMDHLFAMYGVAMWEGYPEWDEYDGKIQYAGTTDNMREAIKFIRMLYVEKLLDNETFLNKGEVWQAKINNNLVGSWYHLPANVRDRYNAMLTQAPDAYIAAMPLPKAEGFEAFVTQKSMGEPEWMIPATKQDNAPNALKLLDFFYNPENDEFGRFGLEGEQHEVKDGRKVILPPADNKPLALGMKNLTTAEDMNKRIEETYPEDQQQMVKDMFEVSTADARQIAGDGLPASVYEGFPDIQSHKLFQEVLTKIVIGELPIEAYDEYVKKWNASGGEVVTQRVQEWYEKVRK